From Deinococcus apachensis DSM 19763, one genomic window encodes:
- a CDS encoding sensor histidine kinase, whose amino-acid sequence MAGQALDRAVLTHQQRALRETLEERNIELRGDTHMLSHNLGEPVQRLWNVLKLVDGPLGAQLDPRARRLFELARREAEQLTERVSALRPLAHIEGQALRLQTLDLNVLLVQVRHDLEPLTRERRVRWDAQPLPRIQGDALLMWQVLMELLAFTVEDAWEAQPPVIRVEAHHEDEQVVLCLQGNGQGFPEALSERVFEVLDHSVPRNTAFGGLGLSNVRRALGRQGGRVRAEGRPGEGVLFRVTLPRAEKG is encoded by the coding sequence TTGGCGGGGCAGGCGCTCGATCGCGCGGTCCTGACCCATCAGCAGCGGGCCCTGCGCGAGACGCTGGAGGAACGCAACATCGAGTTGCGCGGCGACACCCACATGCTGTCCCACAACCTGGGCGAACCCGTGCAGCGGCTGTGGAATGTCCTCAAGCTGGTCGATGGGCCGCTCGGCGCGCAGCTCGACCCCCGGGCCCGCCGCCTGTTCGAGCTGGCCCGGCGGGAAGCCGAGCAGCTCACCGAACGGGTCTCGGCATTGCGGCCGCTGGCCCACATCGAGGGCCAGGCGCTGCGCCTCCAGACCCTGGACCTGAACGTCCTGCTGGTGCAGGTGCGGCACGACCTCGAACCGCTCACCCGTGAGCGCCGGGTGCGGTGGGACGCCCAGCCGCTCCCCAGGATTCAGGGGGACGCCCTGCTGATGTGGCAGGTGCTGATGGAACTGCTCGCCTTCACCGTGGAGGATGCCTGGGAGGCGCAGCCGCCGGTGATCCGGGTGGAGGCGCACCACGAAGACGAGCAGGTGGTGCTCTGCCTCCAGGGCAACGGGCAGGGATTCCCGGAGGCGCTCAGTGAACGGGTGTTTGAGGTGCTCGACCACTCGGTGCCCCGGAACACGGCGTTCGGTGGGCTGGGGCTCTCCAACGTGCGCCGGGCTCTCGGGCGACAGGGGGGTCGGGTGCGGGCGGAAGGTCGCCCGGGGGAGGGCGTGCTGTTCCGGGTCACCCTGCCGCGGGCTGAGAAGGGCTGA